Proteins co-encoded in one Acipenser ruthenus chromosome 3, fAciRut3.2 maternal haplotype, whole genome shotgun sequence genomic window:
- the LOC117435501 gene encoding E3 ubiquitin-protein ligase MYLIP-like: MLCLVTRPDSVVMEVEVDTKANGEDCLNKVCRKLGIIEVDYFGLQFSGSKGESLWLNLRNRISQQVDSPAPCRLKLRVKFFVEPHLIQQEQTRNLFFMHVKEDLHSGRLQSLPEQAEELCAQVAQAEFGDYNQNTAKYIYKEICGKDPSPRVQNSIIAKHKALEGMSQSSMEYQVLQSVSTLENYGVEWHWARDGEGQKQVIGVGPDGISVCKEDFSLINRITYPVIQIATQSGKNVYLTVTKETINSEELVFKLISTRAASGLYRAITETHAFYRCDTVTNAVMMQYSRDFKGHLASLFLNENINLGKKYVFDIKRTSKEVYDHARRALYNAGIVDFGSRRDSSSQNSPLKSSESNLNCASCEGLSCQQSKALQDKLQKLKEAMLCMVCCEEEINSAFCPCGHMVCCKSCAAQLQSCPVCRSDVEHVQHVYLPTCTSLLNLTMI; encoded by the exons ATGCTTTGCCTTGTTACGAGGCCGGATTCGGTGGTTATGGAGGTGGAAGTTGATACGAAAGCAAATGGAGAAGACTGCTTGAATAAG GTTTGCAGGAAATTGGGAATAATAGAGGTGGATTACTTTGGGCTCCAGTTCTCTGGCAGCAAAGGAGAGAGTTTATGGCTGAATTTGAGGAACCGGATCTCCCAGCAGGTGGATAGCCCAGCACCCTGCAGACTGAAGCTGCGAGTGAAGTTCTTTGTTGAGCCACATCTCATACAACAGGAGCAGACTAG AAATCTATTCTTCATGCATGTAAAAGAGGACCTGCACAGTGGTCGTCTGCAGAGTTTGCCTGAACAGGCAGAAGAGCTGTGTGCGCAAGTGGCTCAGGCAGAATTTGGAGACTACAACCAGAACACTGCCAAGTACATCTATAAAGAAATTTGTGGGAAGGACCCTAGTCCAAGGGTACAAAACAG TATCATTGCAAAGCACAAAGCGCTGGAAGGAATGAGTCAGTCATCGATGGAGTACCAGGTCCTGCAGAGTGTATCCACTCTGGAGAACTATGGTGTGGAGTGGCACTGGGCGAGGGACGGGGAAGGGCAGAAGCAGGTGATTGGAGTGGGACCAGACGGAATATCGGTCTGCAAGGAGGATTTCAGTCTTATTAACAG GATCACTTACCCAGTAATTCAAATAGCTACTCAATCAGGAAAGAACGTCTACCTGACAGTAACCAAGGAAACTATCAACAGTGAAGAACTTGTCTTCAAGCTCATCAGCACCCGAGCGGCTAGTGGACTTTACAGAGCAATAACTGAAACCCACGCTTTCTACAG GTGCGACACAGTAACGAACGCTGTCATGATGCAATACAGCCGGGATTTTAAGGGACACCTGGCGTCTTTATTCCTTAACGAGAACATTAACCTGGGCAAGAAATACGTCTTTGACATCAAGCGCACGTCCAAGGAGGTGTACGACCATGCGCGGCGGGCCTTGTACAATGCTGGCATTGTAGACTTTGGATCTCGGAGAGACAGCAGCTCCCAGAACTCTCCGCTCAAGTCCTCAGAGAGCAATCTGAACTGTGCAAGCTGTGAGGGGCTGAGCTGTCAGCAGAGCAAAGCCTTGCAGGACAAGCTGCAGAAGCTGAAGGAGGCCATGCTCTGCATGGTGTGTTGTGAGGAGGAGATCAACTCTGCCTTCTGTCCCTGTGGACACATGGTCTGCTGCAAATCCTGTGCTGCCCAGTTACAG